A window of Thermodesulfobacteriota bacterium genomic DNA:
AATGACACCGATGGCTGAGCAAAAAGTTCTATATACCAAAATAATAAAACTCGGACTTGACAAGGACAGGTGTTTAAGGGGAAAGATAAATCATGTTACTTCAATATGAGAGATTTTTGGGAAATACTTATTTTTTAATATCAGGCAATAGAAATTTATGAAAAATCGCTATCTCTGGAATCGCTATTTTTTTACTGCGCTACTCGTTCTTATTTCCGCATGCTGTTTGTCATCCTGCTCGAAAGAAGAAGATGATGATATTTCACTCATTCTGAGCGTCATCGAAAAAGCTGAGGTGCTGGCAGAAGAGCATGATACGGGAAAGCTGATGGAATTAACTACCAAAAATTTTACCGCTCAGGATGGGAAATTGAAACGCCAGCAGGTGAGAAAATTCCTCTGGCTGACCTTTAGAAGATATGGCAAGTTCAATTTGATTTTTCCCGAGCCCGCTGTTGAGATTTTGGAAAAAGAAAAATCTGCCACTGCAGTGGTGCATTTTCTGGTGGTTAAAAAAGAACAACCTGTTCCTGATTTGGAAAAACTATATAAGGACCCCGAACGCTGGCTTAAAGAAGTGGGTGAGCTTGCCGACCTGTACAGGCTCGGCATACATTTTAGGAAGAACGGAGATAACTGGTTGGTAACTGAGGCAAAAATTGAACCTTACCGGGGTTTTGGCTTCGATAATTAATTGCTTTTTAACCTATTTTTTTATCAAATACTCTTTGCTGCTTGGATATAGAAAAACCCATATTGGAGTAAAACTCTTTGGCGTCTTTCCTTTTGCTGTTGCTTCTTACCCGCAGCCTGGTAAGTTCGTTTTGCACCGTCCAGTTTTCAGCGGCTTTCAACAGCGCTTTTCCAATACCTTTCCGGCGAAATGATGCTGAAACCACAAAACCGCCTATTTCAGCAAATGATCCTGATTCAACTCTGTTAGCCACGTACACGTGAATCCAGCCGACTATTTTCCCACTCGACACCAAGGAGACATAAATGACATGATCCTGGGAATTCAACAGGGTACTGAGACGTTGTTGAATTTCAAACTCTGATGATGAATAACCAAGCTGTGCTGTCAATTCAGCTATAGCTGAAACATCATCCATTGTTGTCTGGCGGATTTCATACTGCACTTGATTCATAGTCTTTCAGTTTGAAGCATTACGCCTTACATTGGTCATCAGGCAGGCTAAAGGGAAGTGGCAAGGTCGACTGTATGATCCCTGCCAGGTGAATGGAATATATGC
This region includes:
- a CDS encoding GNAT family N-acetyltransferase, yielding MNQVQYEIRQTTMDDVSAIAELTAQLGYSSSEFEIQQRLSTLLNSQDHVIYVSLVSSGKIVGWIHVYVANRVESGSFAEIGGFVVSASFRRKGIGKALLKAAENWTVQNELTRLRVRSNSKRKDAKEFYSNMGFSISKQQRVFDKKIG